The genomic region CACTCGTTTCTGCTGTTGATAGGGCGGCTTTCGCTGCGTTGAACTCTACGACGGAAAGTTCATTTAGCGAATTTACTTTATTGCGAATGCCTGCGGTGTCAAAATTAAGGGTTTCAACTTCATTTACAGTTGTACGCCCTCTGAATGAGCCGTTAACAGTAACTGTGTCAAAGCCATCGCCGCCGTTGATGTCGCCTCTGAAGTTGCTGGTGTAAATGTTTATATTGTCGTCGCCACTACCAGTATTAATGTCACCAAAGAAATTATTGGCGCTGTTGAGCACGTTGACGATGTCGTTATCTGAATCTGTGCTGACTACGCCGCTGAAACGGTCTGCGGCAATGTTTACAGTGTCTTTGCCGCTCTCAGTTTGGTAGAGGCCGAAGTGGTTGTTACCGTTAATAGACAGGAAGTCATTGCCACTGCCAGTTAAGAGCGTTAGTTCAAGGCTTGATGCGTTTAAGAAGATGCTGTCGTTGCCAGCACCGGTGTCGATAGTGCTTGTTGATGAATAGACGCTGCCACTGATGCCTACTCTGTCATTGCCGCTGCCGGTATCTACAGTGCCAGAAAAATTTGTTGAGTTGATATTGACGATGTCACTGCCTTCGTTGCTCGAGATTGAACCAGAAAAGTTATCGGAGTTGACTGTGATTTCATCGTTTTCTGATCCGGAAGTAACTTCGCCTGAGAATGCATCGCCATTAATATTGATTAAGCTGGGTGCAGATGATGAGCCGTTTATTTCTTCACTGTAGTTGTTGACGTTGACGTTGATTACCCCGCCATCGGCGTCGGTGGATTTGTCGACTGCGCTGGTATTGGTTACGATTGTTTCGTTGTAAGCCATTATAATGTTTACTCCATTGTATTTATAAAACTTGTGTAGAATTGTACTCTACTAATTTAAACATCATAAAAATTAGTAGAGGCTATGGTGATTTCAATCGTTTTTATTTTATTTAAGCTCATGTGATGATCGTGGATTAATTAGATTTAAGTCATTTATTGACATATACTTAAGGTAGTATTTATGTTTATTTAATATTGTTCATTTTTATTTTAAATAAGCATTTTTTTATTCGAATGTGCGTTTTAAATCATTTTAAGGCATTTTTAAATGAAAAGAGCTTATTTAAAAATCGTCGACTTTGTTAAGTTGTTCAGCTTGTCGCCCCAAGCCCTGTTTTTGATGGAGAATTTTTATTTTAAATAACTTAGAAAACTTTAGAAATAAAATCTCCTGAATTCAAGTAGTAAGTGCAACACCTACTGATTTTCTTAAGTTAATTCCAGTTAAATTTTCAAAAACTTCATATGGCGTCTTAAATTTCAGACATTTTCGAGGTCTACTATTAAGTTTATCAACCGCAATAATGACTTCATTTTCACTGATACCATCAAGCGCCATAGACTTAGGAAAGTATTGCCGTAACAATCCATTAGCATTCTCGTTTTGGCCTCGTTCCCATGAGTGATATGGTTTAGCAAAATAACTATTACATTCCAATTCCTTGGAGATAGTCTCATGCTGAGTAAATTCTTTTCCATTATCAAATGTAAGAGTATGAACCAAATCTTTGATCGGTGTTAGCAAAGAGATTATTGCATCTTTCACAAGCGTGGCTTTCTTATGAGACACAGGCAATGCTAGACGCAGTTTTGATTTTCGATCATCCATAGTTACAATGGCTCCTTTATGAGCTTTTCCTATAATAGTATCCATCTCCCAGTCGCCTACACGCTCTCGCTTATTAGCTGCCTCAGGTCGTTCGTCTATATCCACACGATTGGGAATCCCATTACGACTATGCTGGTTGCCATAACGTTTGCGATAAGTTTTATTCTGATGACGTAGAAGCTTATATAGCTCACCTCCTGATTCTTTATCTCTAAGAATATATTGATAAACTGTTTCATGATGAAGTAAGATGGAT from Lentisphaera profundi harbors:
- a CDS encoding IS30 family transposase; this translates as MTYEHLSLEERHYLEIELKAGTSITKIAKNLNRSTSTLSRELKRNKGLRGYRNKQANDFAQERHKVKPKAIKLTEEVKDYIDEHLLKDWSPEQIVGRLKDDQSILLHHETVYQYILRDKESGGELYKLLRHQNKTYRKRYGNQHSRNGIPNRVDIDERPEAANKRERVGDWEMDTIIGKAHKGAIVTMDDRKSKLRLALPVSHKKATLVKDAIISLLTPIKDLVHTLTFDNGKEFTQHETISKELECNSYFAKPYHSWERGQNENANGLLRQYFPKSMALDGISENEVIIAVDKLNSRPRKCLKFKTPYEVFENLTGINLRKSVGVALTT